GATGAACTGAAATGGAGCATCGAAATTTAAAAACTGCAGGGAAAGATCAAGGCCTGGCGTAGTCGTTAAATGGCTATGCAAGACCCGAGTATGGCAACGCCGGTATAGCTGACGGTGGGACTGAGAAACGCCAAATCCGCTGGGTATAGAATGGTGAAGAAACCGAGAACCGATGCGGGATGCCTGCGCTTAGTTGGAAGTGACGCCGGACTAGCTAATTCTGTTTTTCGATAATATAGGATTGGATTTGAGGTATCCGCCTTATTGGGTAGAATGTCTTCTGCTGTGGGTTATCAACCCTCCCTTAATACCGAAATGGATACTTTACAAGAAATGGACACTCTATGGATGATTTAACCGACCCTGCTCCTCCTGTCACGACATTTGCACAATCAGCTAGGTTGCAGGAGCAACAACGGTGGTGGCGGCTTGCATGATAACCCTGCCGGGGGGATACCAGAATCCGACTCAAGGAAGTCGTTGTGATGGCCACCTAGGAACGGCTTGCTAGCTAGTGGATGCGGAGAGTTAGACGTCCACAAATGGAAGCAGGATGGTGGTGACAGCGAGCAGTTTCCTTGGCTTCTTCGAGTGTTGCATGTCGAGCGTGGAGTCCCTCAAGGTGGACGTTCTTCTCTCTCCCTGTGGCGTCCCAAGTCTGGACTTTGTGTATGAATTCCcacagaaagaaagaacatgACAGTGGGATGCTGATGAAGAATAGGCGTGAAAGTCCACAGTGActgagaaattgatttctttttctctgcagGGGCTTAACTTGGACAAGAAACGAAAATACAATCGCAGATAGATTGAATAGCAAAATGGAATCGCATGCGatcaaactaaagaaaaagatgcTCGACGTAGCTGAACGATTTTAATGTTCgtgaagcaagatgaacgcAGGATGTCAGGACCAGGATGACTGCTGAGATTGCCGGCGTTCCTACAGCAATCTCTGGTTGTGAGACTAGACGGCGAATTACGGCAGCAGGGAAATGGACAACAATGAGGAGGTTGTCTGGAGTTCGTTGACGGTCGCTCAGAGAGGGCACGGCTATTTCTACTCTGTATTCCCTGTTTCTCGAAAGATGATATGAATGCTACCAAGAAAATATTGAGAACGTAAAAAGAGCATCGTCACTGCAGTAGCCGTTCGCGGTGGTTCCATTTCCCGTAGAGAGGGCggtctctctttttattttcttttttcaaatcaagGGTGGTCTCTCTTGCACAGctgatttttttcttgctttcactcgCTATCCACACATATACGTCAATGCAAGAAAAGTAATTTACGATGTAGTGTATTTTTCCTCAACCCCATTTAGATAAAATTTCCTTCTAAATTGATGGTTTTTAACCATAAACatctcatatttatattttgtttcttttgcaagtgagCAATCTTTACAATTCATAATTaatcaatccaaaaaaaaaaatgataggaAAATAGCATGGTCCGTTacgaaataataaataatattttcaagaatTGCAAGCTGTTCAGATGAACATCTTTCGAGaaccaattttttcttcttattaatgTATATGCTAAATATAAAGAAGGAATTCAAATGAAAATGTAAAACCAAAGAAAGCTCCACTTTACAATAGTCAATTCTTTCATCGTAAGGGCtctcttaaaaaataaaaaacgttGGAAGACTAGCTGCGATTGCTGGATAAAAGGAATTATAACGATGGGCTATTTTCTCAACGTCCTGTCCCTTATCTTCAGAAAAAGGTTTTTAACTAATAAATTTGGAtctattttgatgattttccctctttttgttcattttttcgaAAGAGGATTTTTGGATTGGAAGTTGCAGAGACGGAGGCCGAGTTACCAGTTTTTGATTATCACTCTTAACGAGGAGCATACCCTAAGTCTAGTCTAGTCCAGCCTAGGTTCACCACCCCCTGCACTGCCAAAAGTGAAATGGCAAAAgctgcgtttttttttttgttttttttttattttgtcctcTGGGTTACGTCAACAAAACGCTTTTCCATGATCCCTAGTAAGTCTAGGGACTGAAGACCATATTAAAGAAACAAAGCCAGAAAGCCCTAAACCCTTACTCCGTCactccctccttctctcttgcaTGCAACCCTTCCTCTTCCtcgtctctctccctcacgcTCTCTCACCTCTCTCATGGCCTCGTCTGGAGAGTACGGGTCCGCGTCCGGGTCCGGGTCCGACTCCGACTCCAACTCCGATCTCGAAGTAGCAACGAGAAGGCCCTCTTCCGCCGCGAAAGCTGGGACCGGCACTGTGCGGCCCGTCGCCGTGCCGGGCAGTTCTCAACCCTCCTCCTCTAAGAGGGCAAGGAAGGGCGGTGATGCTGGGCACGGGGCCGGGCCGTCCATGGTTATGGATATTGCGGAGCGACTTATTAACAGGAGTGAATCGGAAGTGCGGGATAAGATGAGGGAGCTGAAGCGTAAGTTCGAGAAGGCGACTAGAACCGGGCGTATCGGGAAGACGCCTCATGATCGTAAGATCTTTGAGCTTTCCCGAGTCCTCTGGGGCAGCGGCGGCAGCGGAGTGCCCACCTCCCCAAAGAAGAAGGGCAGGCACGCTGCTGCCCCGTTGAAATTGCCAGAGGAAGAGTCGTCTGAGGAGAGAGACTTGGCTGGCGTGTCTTCGCTGTTGGAGCTAAATGGAGTCGGGCTTGACGAGGATATCTTGAGAGTTGGGATGAGGATGGTCGACCGCTCAAGAGTGGAGGAAATCAAGGAGAGGTTGCGGGAGCTCCGAATGGCGGAGGTGCAGATGGCGGGGGAGAGAGCGATCCTGCTGAATGACCTGGCCAAATTGCTAATGGACGGGTACCGCACGGCAAGAAAATAGTCAGCGATGATCAGGCCAAACTTAGTGTTTTGGTTTTTTGGGGCAAAATCTGAGATTAGAACGGTTTTGTGGGTTCTGCTCTTGTCTTTAACTTTTGCGTTCCATTTGCCAATGGATACTCTTCATCTCTCAGATGAGACATTTTCGTGGGTTTTTTTGGCTCCTAGTTTCGCCTGTAATGTGCTCTGACATCGCCGTCTGGATGTCTTTTTTGCCGATAGATAACCTTTGTGTTCCATTTGCCAAACTTATTTCGTCTTTTTTCCGCTCCTGGTTTCGACTGTGGACGCGTCTTATAAGGCGGCCACCAATCTTGCTGATTTCAAAACCAAGGCCAGTTCTCGCTACGTTTGTTCAAAAGGTGAGGAAAGGTTAAaccttgattttgttccaaatttattttcgggaacaaaaatataaaaatttgttctcaaaaataaaaattttaccaaataaatttctattttaaatttacttttgagaataaaaaaataaaaattattattatttgacaAGTTACCAAATGTATTAgtagagaaaacctttttcatACTTTTCCTGTAAGAAAAACTCTGAAACATCCCATCATCACTATCAACTCATCATTAATAAGCTCAAACCCCAGGTCCCCCATCCTCACCATCGTCCGTGTCTACAAAAGAACTCAACAAAACCAAAGCCAAATCGAATTATTCTTTTAGTCATCtgttaaaacagaaaaagaggGACAAGACAGCATCAAGAGTCGATCCTCAAGaaatttaaataagagttttttttgggtaaaaagtaaaaataaatttaaataagagttgataTCACAAAAGAtcttaaatataaatttattataaatatattgaaatttattttttgattatcaaaatctcaaattaatatatttataacaaatttactctaaataatcataaaaaaaattctaaattggtacacttttAAAAATGtactcaaaaactaatttttttaccaataaaaatctcaaatcaatacatttataacaaatatacattccattaaattagattaatactaaaaaaacacaaaatcggTATGACTATGACAATAGgagaataaaatctcaaactaatacaccAATCAATTATCGCATGTCattcaacttagtaatttaattataaaatttaatgaaaaataataagagtaaatttattacaagtgtaccaatcttgagtaaatttattaaaactatattaatttgagattttatcataggtgtatcagtttgaagtttttcgtCATAGTAATCCTAAAataattctcattttttagttTATAAGTTGACTATTTTGTCTTTATCCTTTTTATTTGCGTTTATGGCGCCTTAGCAAAAAGTTGCCCGTCCGCAAGAACACAAGAACCTACGTCCGCTAATATGtaattatatataaatgcaacTGAGAGTCTCGTTCTCAAGGTTAAGAGAACAGTGGTCTTCATCAAAGACCAAAATTAAATCAACCAAATTGGACTTATTTGGAGCAGTAAATGTTCTCTAAACTTTTTCTCGCTATTAGTTTTCTTTAAGGTTTAAAGGGGTCTAAGCTTTGGCTcacttattttttgttaaatcattttcaaatggGGTTACCTTCGTTGGTGCATTGAAAGGGGAAGATttattatacattttttttagtgatttggtgatttaaaaatacttttttttttaatgagttgATAGCAAAAATTGGGACAATTGGGCTGCTTTTCCGCGGTTCTTTCCAGAGGAAGTGAGAAAGGTGCTCTAGCAAATGGGTCTCTATATGCGCGTCCTAATCATCCATAAATAAAGagttaatactataaaaaaaatgccaaattttattaattatcacTTGAATACACCGATTTTACGATGCTAAGAACCCTAAACTTgccaattataatataaatacccaaaaaaaatttgtcaaagaaaatcCTTAACTTATACACAAATACACCAAAAATGGAACTGAAATATAGAATATATGCATCACATATATATTTGCGGGTGTTTCTGTCAAATTTTTGGTGACATAAAAAAGTTGGAAGTATTTGTTCAAAGTAaaagtttttgaaattttttgtgatatttgctAAATTTCAAGTCTCTTTTCATGGGAAGTTGAAAAGCCAGAGGCACATTTTGGTCTGCGTCGATTTTCATCACTCTTAACAATTACGCAaacttcatttattttcatCAGTCCGGTTTGCGTGTGTATGGTAAATGGAATCTACTTTTATATATGTGATTTCTTCGCAGTACGACATTGATAGTCAACGACTTGCTAACTTTCACTTCTAGTTCTAACCTATGCCCAATTTAATTAACAACATAACTTAAGGGTAATTTAGTGCaaagctggaatttaatcaacagtAATTCCCCTAGATAAGAACACAACgccggaatttaatcaataacGCTGAGCTCATGGTTTAACACAAGAAATTAATCAATGACGTTGAACCAAAATGTAGACACTCGTTGGAATCTAATAAAAAACGGGAATTTGGAAGCTATAACTATGAAACTAAAATGtgataaagtaaaaataaagtaaaggcATTTGATATGTTGTTGGGGGGTTCTTTGTTAGATGACTTGCGGTATTTATAGAGCAATTTGGCAACAATTGAACAATTATCTcttttttggtaattgtccCTGATCTCTTCACACGTTCCTTTGTCTTCCTAGTTCCTACTATCTTTCACAATTGACTTGATCATGCCATACTACTATTGATTAGTCGATAGCGGTTGTATGACTTGGTCATTGGGTAATAACTGCTCCTTGACTTTGCACAGTCCTTTGCACATTTGATGATTCACACTCAAATTTCAATGCCAATATTGCTTGAATTTGGTACTCATGACATTATTATGACATCTAGACACGTGGAAATTCCTTCCCTTATTGTCGAACCATATGCTTCCATTCATGGGCTCATCGACACTTGGTCAAACTTCCCCTGCGTGTCTTGACCCTTCCTTCGTCCTCATGACCAACGCGTGCCTTGATACTATTTTTATCTTCGTGAGCGGTATGTAATGGTACGAGCAATTTTGGGTGTCAATAGAAAGGTAGTGGGTTCTTTTAAGAAGCAGTATTCTATTTCATATAAAGGAGACCACGTAGTGAGGAGAAGGACAGTTATTTAAAGGATGCACATCATGTAAGCCTTAGTTCTCAAGTCATTTTATCCAAATAAACCCAGCCAAACACTTTTGCTGTGGAAACTGTTCCAACATATGAATCACGAAAAGATCTAACCAGCAATAGCAAATGACAACTTTCCTTGTGGATATTTGCTTGCGATAAATAACAAGTTCTTTAATTTGAGGTTCTCAATTAATAGCAATGCAGCGCATTAAAATACTTTAATAGAGCAGTAAAAggagaaatctgaaaatcaaaataGTCACCTTCTCGTTGTGCGTGAGAGGTTTATTTCACCAAATTATTCAATTGATCGGCGAAAAAGTAGGAGATAAATGTCAAATCTCAACGGGCTTTCACAATTGTCacgtgtatatataaaagatgaGTGAAGTGGCAGTTAAATGTGATGCGAAGGCTGTtgcggttttttttttggtctgtcaTACTTTATTCCTATTCTAACtttcactctcagacttttgccttaCTCTAATGGTTAAGGCTGTTGCAGTTCAGTGGTAGCTCTAGCGGGGGAGATGATTGCGCTCTTTACAGCGACGGCCCATTTGGTGAGGGGTTTGGATTCTACGGTGCCGGACCGGTGGTGGGGGTCAGGCTTGGATTTCGACGGTTTTGGGGGCCTAAGCTAGGACGACATCGCCGGGGCCGCACGAGGTTTCTGGTTTTGCATTCAATTTCGACTGTGAGTTATATTCATTGGATTGCTCTCTCAAATTGCATGCACTTGGCGCTCAAGAGGGCACCAGCAAACTGTGCTGCCAACTCAAGGGCCAGTCCATATAAGGGGTCGTCCTGTTCTTTATTAGTTTTAGAACttattttagaattcaaaacCTTTGCCGACGTTTTCGAAAGTATTCAAATTTAGGAACATCAAATCGGGTACAGCTCCACAATTTTATGGATGTTTTTGTTTTGCTccgtgtgtatatatatgaaaatttctTACGGGTCTGCACAAAATATATGTTTAAACTTCAATAAAATCTTGACCTCTTCTATTCTATTCTCCGTGACAATATCATGCACGCATACATTTGGGACAAATTGAGTAATTGGGTCTTCTATCATGGAATGGAGGACTCTTATACCACGAGAAAGCGATCTCATGTCCATAGTTTCGAGATTGACGATGATCTTGAGGACATGGCGATTGAAACTAAGAGGTCAATATATACTTTAGCTCTTTCTacggcaaaaaaataaaaggacaaaGATCGTGCTTGCGAATATGAGAGATGAAGAGCGTTGTCTATTGGCAAATGGACTACATGAATGGCTTGCAAGGTATAAAGATTCACGACTAAAGTAGGAGGCCACAAAAAACAGTGAACTAACCAGAGCCACTCCGATTTTAGATTTTGCCCAAAAAATGGGTGTGACCGAAAAAAAGAGCAATGCCCAAAAACCTGAACAGACAACAATCACAATGAAATTCTGCAAAACCTAACAATCATGAGCAAAAATTTCGGTCGTTGCCTATTTTTGTGCTGCTTTGGCTTTGGCCCGATAACCATCCATTAACAATTTCGCCTGTTCATATAGTTTAACTCGGCCAAATACACACATGTATAGAAAGGAAATAGTTACAATctattctaatttaatctacATAAAAGTTGTGAATGCAATAATTGGGTTCACATATCAATATCTATAGCTTTAAGCCAAAACTACAAAGTTGTCCCCCTTAGGATTTGACAATGGAAGGGATGAtaattttcctagaaaatgaattataaatCAGACTTCATGAAAACAAAGGGGACGGATGGGAAAAATTATGATATGCCACGGCACTTGGGTATAAGTAGAGAAACAATACAAAATATAGGTGAACCCCAAAATGGTAGCTCCGCATACATGATATTGGGGAGTGTTTTAGCGTGACCCGATACAAGTCATGCCTTAGTGAAAGTAGGAAGTCGAGAAAATATAGTGCTcacgtttttttttcctttcatttatgcATTTATCCACATCGTGACATTAAAAACATTTAGTTGTAGGCATCAAGCCACCATGCAAAGTATTTTTGCATCGAGTGAAACGGAGGACTTGATCACAAATTTGATCTAAATCAGCCCAATGGTTGGCCCGGTATGCGAGAGATGGGCTAGAACTCACAACTCCAAAATTGTGGGACTTAGCTTAACTGCAACATAGTAGGATTGGACATATAATTTGTGAGATTTAGATTTCATTCGTTTCGTAAAAATATACCGTAAGAAGCCATTTTCTAGGaagaaaatcatatttttttaatgtttggctaaaatttgaaaataaactagaaaatattttccactctccaataagaaaaatcttttgctGCATGTaccaattttcaatttttttttaaaatggatttttcaattttttatttatttcctttcctttattttttttttttccttagccttttcttttttttttcttcttcttctttggcctcGGCCAATCGTTGGCCATGGCAACGACCAGCAACTTGCCATTTCTGAGTTTCTTTGTAGGCTAATGAGGCTCGAGATCGCGATTCCGCAAGATCGAGCCTTGTTGGCCTATGGCAAGGCTAGAGCTCACCTAGACCTCTAGCAACCTTGGGTGAGGTTGGAGctcaccagatttggcgaggctcaagctcaccGGCCTTAGGTGAGCTCAAGTCTCATTGGCTTGAGTGAGGTTGGAGCTCACCAATGGCTGATTGCCAACCATCGCTGTAGCCGGCAACTAaccaaggccaaggaagaagaagaaaaaaagaaagaaaataagcaaagaaaaaaaataaaaaactcgatttaagaaaagtaaaaagaaaaaagtatttggtaaaaaaaagtGAGGTAAAAGAAGTTATAGggaatgtttttcactttttgaaaagtggaaaacattttccccatttttgaAGGTCTTTTTTTCAATAgtagaaaacgttttcctcaaCCAATTCATTTTCTGTGTAACAAATACTGGAAAatctaaaaaacatttttcgaaaattatttttcgtgaaatgaatGGAGTCTCCTAGTGGTCTTTAACTCTAAGATGATGGGATCCAATGTTCTGGGGCTTGGTCCTAACCCCAAGGATGTTGGAGTTGAAATGATTTGGATAAAATGGATCATGTTTCCAAGTATAGTGAAAGGTTTagctgaaattttgatatgctGTGCGTGTGCCGTGCAATTGCGTGCATGTGCCGCGTTTGTATAGTGCATGTGGCATGCACTTTTTAAAAGGGTTGCTGGGTAAAGTTTAACGAGAATTTTCAACTAAATTTTCACTTTGGACTTCGATTAGAATTGGAATTTTCAAGACTTATATTTTACGGGAAACTTAAAGGCCTAGACAAGATATTTACGAGGGCGATTCGGCTAAGGGCTCAAGTACACTTACAAACACTCATATTCAGCCAAAGCGGGGTTTCAACGTGGAGCTTCACGAAGTCAACAACATCTTATGATTTATCATTGGATCATGCTAAAATTTTGTGGAGAGTATAGTAAGACGCCATTCTTAAGTTTGTCTGGTGGATATGGTGAGAAAAGTATCTAAAAGTAAGTCCCTTGAAAGCAAAATTGAACCCATCGGATTGCTCCATTTGAATAGGGGAGCCGAACATATAGTCATGCGAAAACGGTGAGAATACATTTGTTCTGGTTAGAATATACcgaaattttgatgaaatatcCGCTACACTTGGCTCTTATGCCTTGTCCCTCTTGATAGACACAATTCCATGCCATCCAAATTGAAGATAATCGATCACACTGgctaatattttttcattttgcaattattttcttgattagTAAGTGGAAGTAATGTACGTGTCATGCACATCGTGTCATGCACATGGGAAGCGAGATTGTTATATACGAGAAGATATTTATAATTACTAAAGAAAATGGATGGAGTTTGTGGTTTAATATGAAAatgagatcatttttttttctaatctaaTTGTTTCAAGGAAGTGGCTGAAATTGGATAGAGTTGTTAGTTACAATATGTAATGGATGAAGTTGTTTCACTTCTTATAATTTGTTAGTTCTAGAATCAGATTAAACTAGATTAACAGAGCACGTGCTAAGAAAAACAGTACACCTGAAGGTGCATGAACCAAGCATGGTCCCCCGAAAGACATACGAATCCACCTGAAGTTGTAAGTTTTATTACGGGtcaatctattaaaaaattagggactcAACTAACATATGGATGAGTGTAATCACTAGCCTTATTAAACATATTTAATAAACAAGtaatttaatttccaaaatacgTACAATACATAATATGGGACAAACGATCTATAagctttctttatttaattgtttaacAAAcacgaggttttttttttttttaacaaaagagTCAATACCaggaaaaatcttaaattggtacataCCACCAAATaccttaaattggtacatttgagataaatttaccatcctctactttcttttaaattttaatcaaattgttgagttggataatacgaccagtttggggttttaccTTCCATTTATTATATGTGTACTAGTCTgtgatttttaatgatattaatataatttaacggAAGCTAAttgaaggtaaatttatcataaatatataagtttataatttttattgagcaaaaaattaattatgataaatttatcatggaatatgctaatttgaaattttttgtggtaaaaaaattaatttaaagtaaatttgtcgaaaatatactagtttgagatttttcatgaattttttgattTCACGTTAGTAGCTTTTCTTCTACGATGGAACCATAATACTTCTAAATTGGCCGGGTTAATCCCTTCTTAAAGAACATCTTCCAGCGGCGACATATTACCTTTCggaatgctttttctttttgatttttcaaattttacacCGCCGTTTTCGTTCCTCCATTTTCTCCCACTTCTCAAACATAGCCTTGAAGAATGAATGACTTCTTAGCAGCAACATAATACCACCTGAAGTGTTATCTATTTTCATTATATTGAATTTTACATCACTCGCAAGATTGAAATATAATACGGTTTGGAATATGAATTACACCAATCAACATGTGAAGAGAACATGAGCCCGAATTTTAGCACTGgcataaaacaagaaaaatcccAGTCCTAAAAGCAATTAAGTCTTCAAACCAATGTTCTCAGCATCGTAATTTtggtcaccatcatcatctatTCCATGATCCAGCaacgagagagaaagaaagaaaaagagagaaaagaaaatttaatttggcTGAAGTCGaggcaagaaaaataaaatcagcaATGCCTGTTTAATTTGGTCTGAAGTTGAGGCACCATCACTACCTTGTTTTACTACAGACCCTCTAGGGCTACAAAGTGAGTGAACATTCACTCTGCGCTCTTCCAACCAAAGTGCATCATGGTTTCCCTCAATTAGGAACCACCACAACGCGATACAAGTTTATATAAATTCTACTGTTCCCTCCATTGAACCCCGAGCAAATTCTTGTACTTTTGATTCAACACATAAAGAGTCTAGAATGGCAGGAAAACCACAAATAGGACACCCTATCCTTACTTGGTGCAAGCTTTGCAGGCAAGGCATCTAACGGAAAAACCATGTACATTGCAAGCATGCCTAATGCTTGAGCAATTCTTGTCCAGTCGAGGCATGTGCTCATCCATAGCCAAAAAAgacaatttccaaaagtctagACACAATCACAAAGCAAACGTGTGGAAACTCCAAAAGGTCCAGCATATGGCCAATCACCAAGAAAAGACCTTTCATGCTTGTTTTCATATGACATCTAAAACTGGAGGCTGAATATCGAAAAGAATAGATGCAAAAGTTTTTCTCAAAAGAGCAAATGAGCACCATGGAACAGTCCAAACAAGCTAACTAAGCACGGTACTCCCCAAATAAAGCTAATCTAGCAACAAAACACAACACAAACGAGAATCTGTCAATTGACCAACCCCATAGACCGTTGGCTTCCAACGATAGCCCTGGCACAATAAGTGCACGCACCCTACCAATCAGAAACAAGAACTGGTTCTATACCATCATCAAACATCAATGTTGCCCTCCAAACTTAGACAAAAACATGCACCACAACAAGATTAACCAGATTTGAAGCCTGGATATTCTATGTTAAACCCTCCAAAGATCTCATGAACATCCATTTAATTTACCAAACCAGGTACTAAACTTCTCTTGTGATCGAGAATCATGACTGTTAACTTCTTCAGCATCAACAAAGTTAACCTGGATATCTGCAAAACTCAGAGAGaagaatttgcaaaatttgcacaGTTTCCATGCCACAAAGTCACTTTATACCTCATAATTTCCGACCCATTATTGGGCACACACATAAACAAGCTGAACCTTCCAGTATACATCCGGTACAAATTGGGCAAATATCTTAAAACAAGAAGCTTTCCATTCTTTTAACCTATTTCCACTGAAGTCAATTCAAGCCATCATACTCAAGCTTCCAGAAACATGGTCCTAAGCTAGGAACAATCTTCTCAACATAAGAAGACCAAACATACGTATCAACAATCATGCATCTCCCA
The nucleotide sequence above comes from Eucalyptus grandis isolate ANBG69807.140 chromosome 2, ASM1654582v1, whole genome shotgun sequence. Encoded proteins:
- the LOC104430786 gene encoding probable transcription factor At4g00390 encodes the protein MASSGEYGSASGSGSDSDSNSDLEVATRRPSSAAKAGTGTVRPVAVPGSSQPSSSKRARKGGDAGHGAGPSMVMDIAERLINRSESEVRDKMRELKRKFEKATRTGRIGKTPHDRKIFELSRVLWGSGGSGVPTSPKKKGRHAAAPLKLPEEESSEERDLAGVSSLLELNGVGLDEDILRVGMRMVDRSRVEEIKERLRELRMAEVQMAGERAILLNDLAKLLMDGYRTARK